Proteins encoded together in one Ipomoea triloba cultivar NCNSP0323 chromosome 4, ASM357664v1 window:
- the LOC116016571 gene encoding tobamovirus multiplication protein 3, whose protein sequence is MGRAGMALSPSAVVALDLKDARSWWDHVNESPLWQDRIFHALAILYGFVAAVALVQLIRIQMRVPEYGWTTQKVFHFLNFLVNGVRSLVFAFRRDIQKLHPEIMQHVLLDMPSLAFFTTYALLVLFWAEIYYQARAVSTDGLRPTFFTINGVVYAIQILLWLVLWWKPMPVLVILSKMFFAGVSLFAALGFLLYGGRLFLMLQRFPVESKGRQKKLQEVGYVTTICFSCFLIRCIMMCFDAFDEAADLEVLEHPILNLVYYLLVEILPSSLVLFILRKLPPKRGITQYHPIR, encoded by the exons ATGGGGCGGGCAGGAATGGCGTTGAGCCCGTCGGCGGTTGTAGCGCTCGACCTCAAAGATGCCAGAAGCTGGTGGGACCACGTCAATGAGTCTCCTCTCTGGCAAGACCGTATCTTCCACGCACTCGCTATTCTCTACGGATTCGTCGCCGCCGTTGCTCTT GTACAACTTATTCGCATTCAAATGAGAGTGCCCGAGTATGGTTGGACCACTCAGaaagttttccattttcttaatttcttgGTGAATGGAG TTCGTTCTTTGGTATTTGCTTTTCGTCGGGACATCCAAAAGTTGCACCCTGAG ATTATGCAACATGTTTTGCTTGATATGCCAAGTCTTGCGTTCTTCACAACCTATGCATTGTTAGTGTTGTTCTGGGCTGAAATATACTATCAG GCACGAGCTGTATCTACTGATGGGCTCAGGCCTACTTTCTTCACAATTAATGGTGTTGTTTATGCTATCCAG ATACTTTTGTGGTTGGTTTTATGGTGGAAGCCTATGCCAGTTTTGGTCATATTGTCTAAAATGTTCTTTGCAG GTGTTTCCTTATTTGCGGCCCTGGGCTTTTTACTTTATGGTGGAAG GCTTTTCCTGATGCTGCAGCGGTTTCCTGTTGAATCAAAAGGAAGACAAAAGAAGCTACAGGAG GTTGGCTATGTCACAACAATTTGCTTTTCGTGCTTCCTCATTAGATGCATAATG ATGTGCTTCGATGCATTTGACGAAGCAGCGGATCTAGAGGTTTTAGAGCATCCTATTTTAAATTTAGTGTATTACTTG TTGGTGGAGATATTGCCATCTTCCCTTGTCCTTTTCATATTGAGGAAGTTGCCTCCAAAGCGCGGAATCACCCAGTACCACCCTATTCGCTGA
- the LOC116014911 gene encoding uncharacterized protein LOC116014911 isoform X1, with product MECYERIEKPNTCTSHLQLSPKKLRSMLLGTQKRRKPQAEEEEEEEEEEDDDPELGVSLRSESEIHESEAGSENCKDVAVVSVLHGSSREWEFGSSVASEMVKDRLKDQSLVTSRFRSQDLNCDGGGLDGMVTTSSPFEFQKSERAQRVPVAPFSKPAPSKWDDAQKWIASPTSNRPRSQGGQGVGPRKTSHYGHGNLQVSTKHVSEVSDRRVVHSEEPADTKLVDSSHAKDSAVQKYLSWESESHPVAESYGKATLMIENCTEESAINLSRHDSCVSIHSATAFVPLPSTARSVSMRDMGTEMTPIASQEPSRTGTPVRATTPTRSPTSSRPSTPGAAPSSSLINHPSDFLDPQRKELFEKELQMKTRREIMALGTKLGKMNIAAWASNEDDDKNEPTLQNAVGAEQSSSVVNTRAAAWEEAENAKYMARFQREEIKIQAWENHQIAKAEAEMRKTEVKVERMRARAQDELMNKLASVRHKAEEKRAAAEARRNDHASKSEKQAEHIRRTGHVPSSCCCFHW from the exons ATGGAGTGTTACGAAAGAATAGAAAAGCCCAACACTTGCACTAGTCATCTACAG TTGTCCCCGAAGAAACTGCGGAGTATGCTCCTTGGGACTCAGAAAAGGAGGAAACCTCAAgcggaagaggaagaggaagaagaagaagaagaagacgatgaCCCGGAGCTTGGTGTATCTTTGAGATCCGAATCTGAGATCCATGAATCtg AGGCTGGATCGGAGAATTGCAAAGATGTGGCTGTTGTAAGTGTGCTACATGGGAGTTCTAGGGAGTGGGAATTTGGTTCATCAGTTGCCTCGGAAATGGTTAAGGATAGATTGAAGGACCAATCGCTGGTCACTTCGAGGTTTAGGTCTCAAGATCTGAATTGTGATGGTGGTGGGCTTGATGGAATGGTCACAACATCATCGCCTTTTGAGTTTCAGAAGTCAGAGCGGGCACAGAGAGTTCCCGTTGCACCTTTTTCGAAACCTGCCCCGTCCAAATGGGATGATGCACAGAAGTGGATAGCTAGCCCGACATCCAACCGGCCAAGATCTCAAGGCGGGCAAGGGGTGGGACCACGAAAGACTAGTCATTATGGACATGGCAACCTGCAGGTGTCCACAAAACATGTCTCTGAGGTCTCTGATCGGCGGGTGGTTCACTCTGAGGAGCCTGCTGATACAAAATTGGTTGATTCAAGCCACGCTAAGGACAGTGCAGTACAAAAGTATTTGAGTTGGGAATCTGAATCACACCCAGTTGCTGAATCTTATGGAAAGGCGACGCTCATGATTGAAAACTGTACTGAAGAATCAGCAA TCAATTTGAGCCGCCATGACTCGTGTGTTTCTATCCATAGTGCAACAGCATTTGTTCCACTACCTTCAACCGCTAGGTCTGTCTCCATGAGAGATATGGGCACTGAAATGACTCCAATTGCAAGCCAAGAGCCTTCCAGGACAGGAACGCCTGTGAGAGCCACAACTCCGACTCGAAGTCCAACTTCTTCTCGGCCATCAACTCCTGGAGCAGCTCCAAGCTCCTCTCTCATCAACCATCCAAGTGATTTTCTGGATCCCCAGAGAAAGGAGTTGTTTGAGAAGGAATTACAGATGAAAACTCGGAGGGAAATCATGGCTCTAGGAACTAAACTTGGTAAGATGAATATTGCTGCCTGGGCTAGCAATGAGGATGATGATAAAAATGAACCCACTTTGCAAAACGCTGTTGGGGCAGAACAATCCTCAAGTGTTGTCAATACTCGAGCAGCAGCTTGGGAGGAGGCAGAGAATGCCAAATACATGGCCAG ATTCCAGAGAGAAGAAATCAAGATACAAGCATGGGAAAATCATCAGATAGCTAAGGCAGAGGCTGAGATGAGGAAAACTGAG GTGAAGGTGGAACGGATGAGGGCGAGAGCCCAAGATGAGTTAATGAACAAGCTAGCATCGGTGAGGCACAAAGCTGAAGAGAAGCGAGCTGCAGCCGAGGCTAGGAGGAATGATCACGCTTCAAAATCGGAGAAGCAAGCAGAACATATACGACGAACAGGACATGTGCCATCCTCGTGTTGCTGCTTCCATTGGTGA
- the LOC116014911 gene encoding uncharacterized protein LOC116014911 isoform X2 — MECYERIEKPNTCTSHLQLSPKKLRSMLLGTQKRRKPQAEEEEEEEEEEDDDPELGVSLRSESEIHESEAGSENCKDVAVVSVLHGSSREWEFGSSVASEMVKDRLKDQSLVTSRFRSQDLNCDGGGLDGMVTTSSPFEFQKSERAQRVPVAPFSKPAPSKWDDAQKWIASPTSNRPRSQGGQGVGPRKTSHYGHGNLQVSTKHVSEVSDRRVVHSEEPADTKLVDSSHAKDSAVQKYLSWESESHPVAESYGKATLMIENCTEESAINLSRHDSCVSIHSATAFVPLPSTARSVSMRDMGTEMTPIASQEPSRTGTPVRATTPTRSPTSSRPSTPGAAPSSSLINHPSDFLDPQRKELFEKELQMKTRREIMALGTKLGKMNIAAWASNEDDDKNEPTLQNAVGAEQSSSVVNTRAAAWEEAENAKYMARFQREEIKIQAWENHQIAKAEAEMRKTEAFGLIIVSL; from the exons ATGGAGTGTTACGAAAGAATAGAAAAGCCCAACACTTGCACTAGTCATCTACAG TTGTCCCCGAAGAAACTGCGGAGTATGCTCCTTGGGACTCAGAAAAGGAGGAAACCTCAAgcggaagaggaagaggaagaagaagaagaagaagacgatgaCCCGGAGCTTGGTGTATCTTTGAGATCCGAATCTGAGATCCATGAATCtg AGGCTGGATCGGAGAATTGCAAAGATGTGGCTGTTGTAAGTGTGCTACATGGGAGTTCTAGGGAGTGGGAATTTGGTTCATCAGTTGCCTCGGAAATGGTTAAGGATAGATTGAAGGACCAATCGCTGGTCACTTCGAGGTTTAGGTCTCAAGATCTGAATTGTGATGGTGGTGGGCTTGATGGAATGGTCACAACATCATCGCCTTTTGAGTTTCAGAAGTCAGAGCGGGCACAGAGAGTTCCCGTTGCACCTTTTTCGAAACCTGCCCCGTCCAAATGGGATGATGCACAGAAGTGGATAGCTAGCCCGACATCCAACCGGCCAAGATCTCAAGGCGGGCAAGGGGTGGGACCACGAAAGACTAGTCATTATGGACATGGCAACCTGCAGGTGTCCACAAAACATGTCTCTGAGGTCTCTGATCGGCGGGTGGTTCACTCTGAGGAGCCTGCTGATACAAAATTGGTTGATTCAAGCCACGCTAAGGACAGTGCAGTACAAAAGTATTTGAGTTGGGAATCTGAATCACACCCAGTTGCTGAATCTTATGGAAAGGCGACGCTCATGATTGAAAACTGTACTGAAGAATCAGCAA TCAATTTGAGCCGCCATGACTCGTGTGTTTCTATCCATAGTGCAACAGCATTTGTTCCACTACCTTCAACCGCTAGGTCTGTCTCCATGAGAGATATGGGCACTGAAATGACTCCAATTGCAAGCCAAGAGCCTTCCAGGACAGGAACGCCTGTGAGAGCCACAACTCCGACTCGAAGTCCAACTTCTTCTCGGCCATCAACTCCTGGAGCAGCTCCAAGCTCCTCTCTCATCAACCATCCAAGTGATTTTCTGGATCCCCAGAGAAAGGAGTTGTTTGAGAAGGAATTACAGATGAAAACTCGGAGGGAAATCATGGCTCTAGGAACTAAACTTGGTAAGATGAATATTGCTGCCTGGGCTAGCAATGAGGATGATGATAAAAATGAACCCACTTTGCAAAACGCTGTTGGGGCAGAACAATCCTCAAGTGTTGTCAATACTCGAGCAGCAGCTTGGGAGGAGGCAGAGAATGCCAAATACATGGCCAG ATTCCAGAGAGAAGAAATCAAGATACAAGCATGGGAAAATCATCAGATAGCTAAGGCAGAGGCTGAGATGAGGAAAACTGAG GCATTTGGTTTGATAATCGTGAGCTTGTAA